A region of Diadema setosum chromosome 15, eeDiaSeto1, whole genome shotgun sequence DNA encodes the following proteins:
- the LOC140238580 gene encoding uncharacterized protein: MDICEFQESVWVQLDINHKILVIGCVYRSPSSSHENNQELCKLLNVVCARKWDHLLIVGDFNYKDIDWSTNQFTGGNEDASNFLDCIEDLYLFQHVQSPTRYRSGCTPSLLDLAFTNEEELVVNPSHDATIGKSDHVTLHLQLLIGSNDEEEEVLSRSYYHADYDSMRDALKEIDWKKELGDLSGEEAWDFLEKSLQTCIEAYVPFKKKHQKKQPEWMNHQCKKAIELKHKSWNRYQKSRSVADWTIYVKHRNIASSEVKTAKSDFENKLADEVKVNVKSFWRYVKSQTKAKCGIPELLKADGTWAKDDQEKADTLNSFFGSVYTEDDAASTYDMPRKTAVVLDDVEFTIDDINALLSNLDSNKSPGPDDIHSRVLKELHNELAEPLQIIFTKLLREDTVPAHPSRSREAWDHFLVEGSRQNIKPEPAAPGAPLSPQLQAMAMHCAVCWSQPERYVFWPELVAVR, encoded by the exons ATGGACATCTGTGAATTTCAGGAATCTGTTTGGGTACAGTTAGACATCAACCACAAGATCCTTGTCATCGGCTGTGTATACAGATCCCCGTCAAGTAGTCATGAAAATAATCAGGAACTATGTAAATTGCTGAATGTGGTGTGTGCAAGAAAATGGGATCACCTACTCATCGTGGGGGATTTTAACTACAAGGACATTGACTGGAGCACAAATCAGTTCACTGGTGGGAATGAGGATGCATCCAATTTTCTTGATTGCATAGAGGATCTCTACTTGTTTCAACATGTGCAGTCACCAACCAGATACAGGAGTGGATGCACCCCAAGCCTACTAGATTTAGCCTTTACGAATGAAGAGGAGTTGGTAGTGAATCCAAGTCATGATGCAACTATTGGTAAAAGCGACCATGTTACTCTTCATCTACAGTTGTTGATTGGCTCAAAcgatgaagaagaggaagttCTCAGCAGAAGTTACTACCATGCAGATTATGACAGTATGAGGGATGCACTGAAAGAGATTGATTGGAAAAAGGAGCTTGGAGATCTCTCTGGGGAGGAGGCATGGGATTTCCTTGAGAAATCACTCCAGACATGTATTGAGGCCTATGTTCCCTTCAAAAAGAAACATCAGAAAAAGCAACCTGAATGGATGAACCACCAATGTAAGAAAGCAATTGAATTAAAGCATAAATCTTGGAACAGATATCAGAAAAGCAGATCTGTTGCTGATTGGACCATATATGTTAAGCACAGGAATATTGCTTCATCTGAGGTTAAGACAGCCAAGTCAgactttgaaaacaaattagCCGATGAAGTCAAGGTTAACGTGAAGAGTTTTTGGAGATACGTAAAGAGTCAAACCAAAGCCAAATGTGGAATCCCAGAACTGCTGAAAGCTGATGGTACGTGGGCCAAAGATGATCAGGAGAAAGCAGATACACTCAACTCTTTCTTTGGCAGCGTTTACACTGAAGATGATGCAGCATCAACCTATGATATGCCCAGGAAAACTGCTGTAGTCCTCGATGATGTGGAATTCACTATAGATGACATTAATGCTCTGCTTTCCAATTTAGACAGCAACAAATCTCCGGGACCGGATGATATACACTCAAGAGTCTTGAAAGAGTTGCACAATGAGCTGGCAGAACCTCTCCAAATTATTTTCACTAAACTACTGAGGGAAGACACAGTTCCAG cTCACCCGAGTCGAAGCAGGGAGGCGTGGGACCACTTCCTggtcgaaggctcaa GGCAAAATATTAAACCGGAACCCGCCGCGCCGGGCGCTCCACTGTCTCCACAGCTCCAGGCCATGGCCATGCACTGTGCTGTTTGTTGGAGCCAGCCCGAACGCTACGTTTTCTGGCCCGAGCTGGTCGCAGTTAGATAG
- the LOC140238445 gene encoding beta-1,3-galactosyltransferase 6-like — MSRNMRRFLWQLLLCIPLFSLSAMFILMMTCDDGQAGLKDCKQSPLLVERNHDSEGSDDQKVVKPLSAFVVVLVMSGPKLLAGRQALRETWLMLKTDEVLVRFVIGTDGLSAEQMQLLAHEQEKFKDLLFLPDLTDNFSALTQKLIDMFVWLDHNVDYSFVLKVDDDSFVRLDTVLAELQGKSREKFFWGFFDGRAHVHRAGKYAETDWVLCDRYLPYAKGGGYVLSSDLVQFVSDNSRYLKKYKGEDVSLGSWLAAVEVHREHDTRFDTEYKSRGCSNTYLITHKQSPEDMRQKWLNYKRTGRLCAQEFQTRPSYRYNWQKPPTECCQREQGIP; from the coding sequence ATGTCGCGGAATATGCGGAGGTTTCTTTGGCAGCTTCTGCTGTGCATACCACTCTTTTCACTCTCCGCCATGTTCATTCTAATGATGACGTGTGATGACGGCCAAGCAGGGTTGAAAGATTGCAAACAGTCACCCTTGTTGGTGGAGAGGAACCATGATAGTGAAGGATCTGATGACCAGAAAGTAGTGAAACCTCTCTCtgcatttgttgttgtattaGTGATGTCAGGCCCCAAATTACTGGCAGGACGACAGGCCCTGCGAGAGACATGGCTGATGCTGAAAACCGATGAAGTTCTCGTGAGGTTTGTCATAGGAACTGATGGCTTATCAGCCGAGCAAATGCAACTTCTCGCTCACGAACAAGAAAAGTTCAAAGATTTGCTCTTTCTGCCTGACCTAACCGACAATTTCAGTGCACTTACACAAAAACTTATTGATATGTTTGTGTGGTTGGATCACAATGTTGATTACAGTTTTGTATTAAAAGTTGATGATGATTCCTTTGTGCGCTTAGACACAGTACTTGCAGAGCTTCAAGGCAAAAGCAGAGAGAAATTCTTCTGGGGATTCTTTGATGGACGAGCCCATGTCCACAGGGCAGGGAAATATGCCGAAACTGACTGGGTCTTATGTGATCGATACCTGCCATATGCCAAGGGTGGTGGATATGTCCTCTCTTCAGATTTGGTGCAGTTTGTCAGTGACAACTCGAGGTACTTGAAGAAATATAAGGGTGAAGATGTGTCACTGGGTTCCTGGCTTGCTGCAGTGGAAGTCCACCGCGAGCATGACACCAGATTTGACACAGAGTACAAGTCTCGCGGATGCTCAAACACCTACCTCATCACTCACAAGCAGTCCCCGGAGGATATGAGGCAGAAATGGCTGAACTACAAGAGGACAGGTAGACTTTGTGCCCAGGAGTTTCAAACAAGACCTTCTTATAGATACAACTGGCAGAAACCTCCAACAGAATGCTGTCAGAGAGAACAAGGTATACCATGA
- the LOC140239258 gene encoding beta-1,3-galactosyltransferase 6-like, with the protein MARKVKSPTVTLLLIIPLLSFIGVFMYMSKCNPGPAPECPPQDTARNEGLKSVKRDHSAFLVVLIMSGPQLDARRYTIRETWMTKRTKDMIIKFVIGTYGLSGEEKRALEKESGQHHDLLLLSSVQENIKSNTQKLIDSFVWVDRHVDAKFVLKADDDSLVRLDALSRELRSKNQEKLYWGFFDGRQHAHTRGKYAENDWLLCDHYLPYALGGGYVLSSDLVHYVAVNAKMLKKYNAEDISLGSWMGAIDVDREHDPRFDTEYKSRGCRNVYLITHKQTNQELKEKWSHLQKHGKMCAREEQLRQSYVYNWNKPPSECCERVQGVP; encoded by the coding sequence ATGGCACGGAAGGTGAAGTCCCCAACAGTAACGCTGCTCCTCATTATTCCACTCCTCTCCTTTATTGGGGTGTTTATGTACATGTCAAAGTGCAACCCTGGTCCTGCCCCCGAATGCCCACCTCAAGACACTGCCCGCAACGAGGGGCTAAAGTCGGTCAAGCGAGACCACTCGGCCTTCCTGGTGGTACTCATTATGTCTGGCCCACAGCTGGATGCACGGCGCTACACCATCCGGGAGACCTGGATGACGAAGAGAACCAAGGACATGATCATCAAGTTTGTCATCGGGACATACGGCCTGTCCGGCGAGGAGAAACGGGCACTGGAGAAAGAGAGCGGTCAGCATCATGACCTCTTGCTGCTTTCTTCCGTCCAAGAAAACATCAAGTCTAACACCCAGAAGCTCATCGACTCCTTCGTCTGGGTGGACAGGCATGTGGACGCCAAGTTTGTGCTGAAAGCAGATGATGACTCGCTGGTGAGACTTGATGCTCTGTCGCGGGAGCTGCGCAGCAAGAACCAGGAGAAGCTGTACTGGGGTTTCTTCGATGGGCGCCAGCATGCACACACGCGTGGCAAGTATGCAGAAAACGACTGGCTCCTCTGCGATCACTACCTTCCCTATGCTCTCGGTGGAGGGTATGTGCTTTCCAGCGACTTGGTGCACTATGTAGCTGTGAACGCTAAAATGCTCAAAAAGTACAATGCTGAAGACATCTCACTAGGCTCATGGATGGGTGCCATTGACGTCGATCGTGAGCACGATCCTCGCTTTGACACTGAGTACAAGTCACGGGGTTGCAGAAATGTTTACCtcatcacacacaaacagacaaaccaggAACTCAAGGAGAAGTGGAGCCACCTCCAAAAGCATGGCAAAATGTGTGCGAGGGAGGAACAGCTGCGGCAGTCCTATGTGTACAACTGGAACAAACCACCCTCGGAGTGCTGTGAGAGAGTTCAAGGTGTGCCATGA